Proteins encoded within one genomic window of Triticum aestivum cultivar Chinese Spring chromosome 2D, IWGSC CS RefSeq v2.1, whole genome shotgun sequence:
- the LOC123052856 gene encoding transcription factor PCF6: MDGRDMDPSRACTVRTMCRFVATCDALSLLPARLVLVLRRRPTSLADDAAARRERVTGYSLPVWPIEWYAPPYRLVPHTSLLLLYPSLIKSGDLSLPPSIVSSRPTHTPPPLSPSLSLPRRAVLPPLHSIPSPQGAHGIARRSAPPIPRARLPLPGSPRRPGWLNFATNALWVGHERHWRRLAGGPIHIRMELSVAAVAVELGKRGRPDDQDQDHGDAKRLALVPWPPHQQHPSSRIYRVSRGSGGKDRHSKVYTAKGIRDRRVRLSVATAIQFYDLQDRLGYDQPSKAVEWLIKAAAAAIDKLPELDAAAFPNHPASANKQSSALHAEVDGSQLQQQQLTRSGCSSTSETSKGSVLSLSRSDSRVKARERARDRSASVKDKDDSVTAAVRGRAPSAQAASFTELLTGLAAATPAVAQHKQHNSWQQMTASATADYLGFSQPRKSGHGMLHTFASPAPHLGNIAPVAMAPAQHFSLSAGGGDSQTEMPHFSFSHDHYMPVHAAPASGPAVDYSLNFSMSSGLVGVNNTRGTLQSNSQPHLSGHHHHHHQQLQRLSTPLDAPHIPFLFSPAVAVASPTTAESHFGAAAALQLWEGFRHSDMKEKGKN; encoded by the coding sequence ATGGATGGACGAGACATGGATCCGTCGCGCGCATGTACAGTACGTACTATGTGCCGATTCGTTGCGACTTGCGACGCGCTGTCGCTGCTGCCTGCTAGACTGGTGCTGGTACTACGGCGGCGGCCGACTAGCCTAGCCGATGACGCTGCGGCGCGGCGCGAGAGAGTGACGGGCTACTCGCTACCAGTGTGGCCGATAGAATGGTACGCCCCTCCCTACCGCCTCGTTCCGcacacctccctcctcctcctctacccCTCTCTCATAAAATCGGGAGAcctttccctccctccctccatcgTCTCGTCTCGTCCTACTCACActccacctcccctctctccctccctctccctccctcgccgcgCCGTGCTCCCTCCACTCCACTCCATCCCATCGCCCCAGGGCGCACACGGGATCGCGCGCAGATCTGCGCCCCCAATCCCACGCGCTCGCCTCCCACTCCCCGGCTCCCCGCGGCGGCCTGGCTGGCTTAATTTCGCCACCAATGCGCTCTGGGTAGGGCATGAGAGGCACTGGCGGCGGCTTGCCGGCGGACCAATTCACATCCGGATGGAGCTCAGCGTCGCCGCCGTAGCCGTGGAGCTCGGCAAGCGGGGCCGCCCCGACGACCAGGACCAGGACCACGGGGATGCCAAGCGGCTGGCGCTCGTGCCGTGGCCGCCGCACCAGCAGCACCCCTCCTCGCGGATCTACCGCGTCTCGCGCGGCTCCGGCGGCAAGGACCGCCACAGCAAGGTCTACACGGCCAAGGGCATCCGCGACCGCCGCGTCCGCCTCTCCGTCGCCACCGCCATCCAGTTCTACGACCTGCAGGATCGCCTTGGCTACGACCAGCCCAGCAAGGCCGTCGAGTGGCTCATCAAGGCTGCCGCCGCCGCAATCGACAAGCTCCCCGAGCTcgacgccgccgccttccccaaCCACCCGGCCTCAGCCAACAAACAGTCTTCTGCTCTTCACGCGGAGGTCGACGGCTCgcagctccagcagcagcagctcacCAGATCGGGCTGCAGCAGCACGTCCGAGACCAGCAAGGGCTCCGTCCTCTCGCTCTCTCGCTCCGACAGCCGCGTCAAGGCCAGGGAGCGCGCGCGCGACCGCAGCGCCTCTGTGAAGGACAAGGACGACTCGGTCACTGCCGCCGTGCGCGGCCGCGCCCCGTCGGCGCAGGCGGCTTCCTTCACCGAGCTCCTCACTGGATTGGCGGCCGCCACCCCAGCTGTTGCTCAGCACAAGCAGCACAACTCGTGGCAGCAGATGACCGCGTCTGCCACCGCGGACTACCTCGGCTTCTCCCAGCCCCGGAAATCCGGGCACGGGATGCTGCACACCTTCGCCTCCCCGGCCCCGCACCTGGGCAACATTGCGCCCGTCGCCATGGCCCCAGCGCAGCACTTCAGCTTATCAGCCGGCGGCGGCGATTCGCAGACGGAGATGCCGCACTTCTCCTTCTCGCACGACCACTACATGCCCGTCCATGCGGCGCCAGCGTCGGGTCCGGCAGTAGACTACAGTCTCAACTTCTCCATGTCCTCGGGTCTTGTGGGTGTCAACAACACTAGGGGGACCCTTCAGTCCAATTCGCAGCCGCACctctccggccaccaccaccaccaccaccagcagctcCAGAGGCTGTCTACTCCACTGGATGCTCCGCACATACCCTTCTTGTTCAGCCCAGCCGTCGCGGTGGCCTCCCCCACCACAGCGGAGAGCCACTTCGGCGCGGCGGCCGCATTGCAGCTCTGGGAGGGGTTCCGGCACTCCGACATGAAGGAGAAGGGCAAGAACTGA